From Lagenorhynchus albirostris chromosome 15, mLagAlb1.1, whole genome shotgun sequence, one genomic window encodes:
- the ZNF394 gene encoding zinc finger protein 394, which translates to MSWIWTASQGRVAALPLSDGPWIVKVEEDSPGGGESDPPGDCPDPETSRRHFRRFRYQEVAGPEEALSRLRELCRLWLRPEVHSKEQILELLVLEQFLTILPQELQAWVRKHCPESGEEAAALVWALQRELDEPSRQGLVTVQDVAVSLTWEEWERLGPAQKDLYRESAPKDYGNAVLPSLETRTENKELILKQEILEEVEPQGQLQESQEKGPLSSECGVAHEDRIEKPSGDPSLLKLEKPPEDQGATSISDLKSAPREEGDSKKNELGTSARSSNFVPAQHIQTAERPITGDERGNYCKHRLDTVKPHESPDSGANYHHSSLLEAQRRFHEERPYTCDTCEKSFKQRSDLFKHQRTHTGEKPYGCSVCGKSFSQSATLVKHQRTHTGEKPYTCPKCGDSFRQSSNLSRHQRVHMGEKHYMCHECGEICRISNHFRHQRTHQGERPYTCEECAKSFKRCSDLSKHQRIHTGEKPYECQECGKSFSQSATLVKHQRTHTGEKPYTCPKCGDSFRQSSHLNRHQRVHMGQKHYTCHECGEICRISNHFRHQRTHQGERPYTCEECAKSFKRCSDLSKHQRIHTGEKPYECQECGKSFSQSATLVKHQRTHTGEKPYRCLECGDSFRQSSHLIRHQRIHRNKAPSF; encoded by the exons ATGAGTTGGATCTGGACCGCAAGTCAAGGCAGGGTCGCTGCTCTGCCCCTGAGTGATGGACCTTGGATAGTGAAAGTGGAGGAAGATTCACCCGGAGGTGGGGAGTCCGACCCACCAGGGGACTGTCCGGATCCCGAAACTTCCCGACGGCATTTTAGGCGGTTCCGTTATCAAGAGGTGGCCGGACCCGAAGAGGCGCTGAGCCGACTCAGGGAACTTTGTCGTCTGTGGCTGAGGCCCGAGGTGCACTCGAAAGAGCAGATCCTGGAGCTGCTGGTGCTGGAGCAGTTCCTGACCATCCTGCCCCAGGAGCTCCAGGCCTGGGTGCGCAAGCACTGCCCGGAGAGCGGGGAGGAGGCTGCCGCCTTGGTTTGGGCTCTACAGAGAGAGCTTGATGAGCCCTCACGCCAG GGGTTGGTGACAGTCCAGGATGTGGCTGTGTCTCTAACCTGGGAGGAGTGGGAGCGTCTGGGCCCAGCACAGAAGGACCTCTACAGGGAGAGTGCGCCGAAGGATTATGGGAATGCAGTCTTGCCAA GTTTGGAAACCAGAACTGAGAACAAAGAGTTGATTCTAAAGCAAGAAATTCTAGAAGAAGTGGAGCCACAAGGGCAGCTACAAGAGTCCCAGGAGAAGGGGCCCCTGTCTTCCGAGTGTGGGGTTGCCCATGAGGACAGGATAGAAAAGCCATCAGGCGACCCCTCACTGCTGAAACTTGAAAAGCCTCCTGAAGATCAGGGAGCCACCAGCATCTCAGATCTCAAGAGTGCTCCCAGAGAAGAGGGAGACTCCAAAAAGAATGAATTGGGGACTAGTGCCAGAAGTTCAAACTTCGTTCCTGCTCAGCACATCCAGACAGCAGAGAGACCCATTACCGGTGATGAACGTGGGAACTATTGCAAACACAGGTTAGATACCGTGAAACCTCATGAATCTCCTGACAGTGGGGCAAACTACCATCATTCAAGCCTACTTGAGGCGCAGAGGCGGTTCCATGAAGAAAGACCTTATACATGTGACACCTGTGAGAAGAGTTTCAAACAGCGTTCCGACCTCTTTAAACACCAGAGAACCCACACCGGAGAGAAGCCCTACGGGTGTTCTGTCTGTGGGAAAAGCTTCAGTCAGAGCGCTACCCTCGTTAAACACCAGAggactcacactggagagaagccttaCACCTGCCCCAAGTGTGGGGACAGCTTCAGACAGAGCTCAAATCTCAGTCGGCATCAGAGAGTCCACATGGGGGAGAAGCACTACATGTGTCACGAGTGCGGGGAAATCTGCCGTATCTCCAACCATTTTAGACATCAGAGGACACACCAGGGAGAGAGACCCTACACGTGTGAAGAGTGTGCGAAGAGCTTTAAACGGTGTTCCGACCTCTCCAAACACCAGAGAAtccacactggggagaagccCTACGAATGCCAAGAATGTGGGAAAAGCTTCAGTCAGAGCGCAACCCTTGTTAAACACCAGAGGACACACACAGGTGAGAAGCCGTACACGTGCCCCAAATGTGGGGACAGCTTCAGACAGAGCTCACACCTCAACCGGCATCAGAGAGTCCACATGGGGCAGAAGCACTACACGTGTCACGAGTGCGGGGAAATCTGCCGTATCTCCAACCATTTTAGACATCAGAGGACACACCAGGGAGAGAGACCCTACACGTGTGAAGAGTGTGCGAAGAGCTTTAAACGGTGTTCCGACCTCTCCAAACACCAGAGAATCCACACCGGGGAGAAACCCTACGAATGCCAAGAATGTGGGAAAAGCTTCAGTCAGAGCGCAACCCTTGTTAAACACCAGagaactcacactggagagaagccttaCAGATGTCTTGAATGTGGGGACAGCTTTAGACAGAGTTCACACCTCATCCGACACCAAAGAATCCATAGAAATAAAGCCCCATCATTTTGA